In one Gossypium hirsutum isolate 1008001.06 chromosome D09, Gossypium_hirsutum_v2.1, whole genome shotgun sequence genomic region, the following are encoded:
- the LOC107915632 gene encoding uncharacterized protein translates to MGPDCASGWAVMDADGTSGGRRAAMAAGRGSSWVCGYSMTLGKDKVFRIEARSMLEVFRLAWDKGYRQVELESDNALLVELMLAGNSTASHIVELRAIHKILHRNWKVHVRHIPKAPNEVVDFMAKHAASSFTSIQVFSIPPQAIRRLIQKDNLSFDL, encoded by the exons atggGACCAGATT gtGCAAGTGGATGGGCGGTGATGGACGCAGATGGGACGTCTGGTGGCAGACGAGCGGCGATGGCGGCTGGCAGAGG GAGTAGCTGGGTTTGTGGTTACTCGATGACATTAGGGAAGGATAAAGTGTTTCGAATTGAAGCAAGATCGATGTTAGAGGTGTTTCGACTAGCTTGGGATAAGGGCTATCGACAAGTTGAGCTTGAATCAGATAATGCTTTGTTAGTTGAATTAATGTTAGCTGGTAACTCTACTGCTAGTCATATTGTAGAATTACGTGCTATTCACAAAATTTTGCATAGAAATTGGAAAGTTCATGTCCGCCACATTCCCAAAGCTCCCAATGAAGTTGTAGATTTTATGGCAAAACATGCTGCCTCAAGTTTCACAAGTATCCAGGTGTTCTCCATCCCTCCTCAAGCTATAAGGAGGTTGATTCAAAAGGACAATTTGAGttttgatttatga
- the LOC107915633 gene encoding uncharacterized protein: MDGSVSKVNSRAALGGVIIGLYEGWLVGFGMVTGLTDIFQVEARAMIEGLKLAWAHGFQQVVESDNALLVNILQNGLAENNSVAEVRMIHTWVSKNWQVRIRLISRDCNRVVDCMENEARGSLDQLINFFDPPIFARRILEADMHHVLSAKATFSLSFFL; encoded by the coding sequence ATGGATGGCTCAGTTTCAAAGGTAAACTCAAGGGCGGCCTTAGGTGGAGTGATAATAGGACTTTATGAGGGCTGGCTTGTGGGTTTTGGAATGGTAACAGGATTGACTGATATATTTCAGGTTGAAGCCAGAGCAATGATTGAAGGTCTAAAGTTAGCTTGGGCACATGGTTTTCAACAAGTGGTGGAGAGTGATAATGCTCTTTTAGTTAACATCCTACAAAATGGATTAGCTGAAAACAATAGTGTTGCTGAAGTTAGAATGATTCATACTTGGGTTTCAAAAAATTGGCAAGTGAGGATTAGACTCATCTCTAGAGATTGTAACAGAGTTGTTGACTGTATGGAAAATGAGGCTAGAGGTAGTTTGGatcaattgattaatttttttgacCCACCTATCTTTGCGCGACGGATTTTGGAAGCAGATATGCATCACGTGTTGTCTGCGAAAGCTACTTTTAGCCtaagtttttttctttaa